AAGAGATGTGTAATTTGTAAAACAGATACATCACAATACATTGGGAAAGTAGAGAATTACACTAAAAATACAAGTAAGGACGTGAAGAGAGTTTGTAACCAACACTGTACAAAAGAGTACAGAAAGAGCAACTACACCAAATGCATGGTGACAAAGGCAACAGGATGGCTTGGGGGGAAGGAGAAAAGTGAGAATATAAAGACAAAGAAATGATATAAGAGGCGCTGGATTATTAGCACAATATTTCTAAATATCACGGTTTTCTTCAATACCAATAAATCGTAACACCTATATTTACATAATGCAGCATCAACTCTCACCCTTTTCGCCAACCTCCTTCTTGGTCCACTCCATCGCTCTCTGGACGCTGTCTTGATTGGTCACATCTAGCAGGATGGTCTTCAAATAAGGCCCTGCCACCCTCTTCAGGTCATCAGCTCCCTTTTCTGTGAGACAGCCGGCCAGCACATGGAAACCTTTACGATCGAGCTTCTTACACAGCAGGTTTCCGAACCCTGAGTCGCAGCCGGTCACAAACACATACTTGTCAGTGATGTTCTCAATCTCCAGGCTGTCTCTGTACAGCCACACTAAAGTCCACAACACCACGAAGGTAGCAAAGATGTACAACCAGGCATTTTCCCTGAAagagaacagagaggagaagtTTGGACAAGAAGGAGGCAGAGGGATTTGACTTTGAGAAAATATTCTCCATGTGCAAGCTTGGAGGTTATAAAGTTAGGCTACAGCTGCCAAATGACTGCCCAAAACGCAGTGGAGCATGAGTAATTCTTACCCTAGAAGGTCGTAGACAAACTGCGTATCCATGCTGCTTCCACCTGGAGGGCTCAGTACTCGCTGAAAAAACATGTTGAGCAAATGTTACCAGGTATTGACATGGCGAACTGCCAAATCCGATTTTTCAGGAGTGGAATGGAAAGTAGAAACACAGAGACTTATTTCAGGAATCCCAAAACCAAATCCCCACTCTATTTCCTAATATTTTCAGGTTTACTCAACCTTTCTGATTACAATGGGATACAATGGGTTTGTTCACAGGGGGCCTTAGTGGAGGTGCTTGTAACACAGAAGTGCTTTGGGCACATGAGAAATCTTTGGATAATACTCTTATGGAAGAAAGAAAGGCATTTGTTATGGAGCTGGACCCGAGGGGTGAGGGGTGCATTGTTTTGAAGCATACATTTAATGCCCGTGACGGAGCTGCTTAAGCTGGCCATTGCAGAAAACCAATTAGTTTTCTGGCTTATTAGTGACAAAAAGATAGATCTATGGGTTATGTTATCCACGATATCAAAATTTCCTGCTGAATTAAATCAGACACGATACTCTTAGTGTTGATGTTGGCGTGATAGCattaattaaaatgcaaataatcCTGTAAAATTACAACAATGGTCAAGCTAATTAAATTTAGCTTCACAATACCAGTGTGGAGAAATATATCAGAATAtctgaaatattcaaataaatcTATAAAACTGGATCGGGTATAACTATTCAAACTTTAATTACCTTTTTTGTAAGCCTTTGTTACAAAAATTCAAACTAATTAGTTCATGGATAAAATTACTTCGTGATACATTTGCAAGATTTCTGATATTGCAGAGTTTTATCAGCAAAAAAGGGGGACCTAGAATGTGCAAGACAGAGGAAGTACTTCAATGATGAGAGAGATGATTATATGAAAAGAAATGATACAATCCTACCTTTTCCTTTTTATGAGAAGTGATGGATCCCTACAAGTTATCCGTCCTCTTCCCTTTCCCTTTCAGGTTATTCTTCTGTCTTAACTCAGAGAAGGCTGGTCAGAGAGAGGCTTTATCCCTCTGGTTTATCCTTTAAGACAAGTCCGCGATTGGTAATCCCCAATCCGTAACCACTtggtttgtgcatgtgtgtgtgtttccaaaaaaaaaaaaaaagtggtgggAATTACAGAATACACAGAGAACTTTCCTTACATAATGCAAACTTGGATATCAAAGAACTTTTTTTTAGCTACTTCTCACAGTACATTATCTACTTTCCACATTACATCAGGTACTTTCAAGTATTTTTAGACCCTGGTGGTTCAGAGGGTATGCAGGCTTGTTTTAAGAGTGttgtaacaaataaataatccCTCAGTTAAAGCCTTGTGCACCCTCAAAAGTATGTGTTAAACCTCCTTGGTTCACTCAGTTCACTGACCCATGATATCAGTTTTACAGCTTAAACAATACATACGGTGTAATCTGTAACTGCATGCTGCATGCACGTCTTAAGACTGGTCAGCTCATACAGCAGAGATGTTGACGGTAAACAAGAAGTGGCCATTGTACTATACGATGTATTGTTGGTGCAATAAGGAAAAGTATTTTGTATAAATGTGACTTGCTTTACAACTGAATGCTctatttaaaaaactacaattcaaACTTGCCCTCAGTACATTTCTGTCAAAATGTTGGCTTACATAGagatgtatttttacactgagaCTATGAGCTTGAAGCAAGACTTCTTTGTCACAACAACAAAGGCATATTTCTGTTCCCTATGAAGTCAAGTTTTGACACTGGTTTTCTAtccaaacagctcacagtgattTGAGTGTTAATTGGTTACAAAACACGACTGCAACTACATGCGAAAACCCAACAGCCACGTGTGTCATGACATAACTTTCCTCCCCGTCACGCATTCCATGAATTGTCCAATCCCCCTCTCCAGGcaaatatttattcagttattgtGTTTAGTGGTTAAGCTGTAGTTTCATTGCAAAACTGTGTGCCTAAATTTTAAAACCTTGAATATCTGATGTTATTACTTTGTCATTTGGCCTCCTGCCTGCTGCTTCTCTGATCATAAACCATCAAGTTAAACCCAATCCATGACCCAGAAGTCCTTTACAACTATTAAGTTTCctaaatattaaacatttgttAAAGTCTGACAGTTGTTATTTAAGTGTACATCTCCCAGCCAGAACTTTCACAGTTCTTTTTCTGACAACTACTGACACCAATGGTGTGTTTGAACATCCTCACAAGAGGATGCTTTCACAATGTGTTATCTAAACGCACATTAGGGAAGCacgatactggatttttttgccaatatattacaacttatttggccgatgactgatattgatatatccacttttatCCAGACTTAATTTTAGTGAGCATCacgtctcttttttttttttaaaagatattttttgggcattttttgcctttaatggataggacagttaagtgtgaaagggggtgagagagaggggatggcatgcagcaaagggccacaggctggactcgaacccgggctgctgcggcaacagccttgtacacggggcgcctgctctaccaccaagccaccaacgccccaagCATCACGTCTCTTATGTAGTGTTAGTAGAGTTAACATCacattatacatgcatactcttatcgtgatggtccatcagcagatggaaacatgaaatacaatactttatCATGTACATAATATtcggggcgtcggtagcgtagtggatagtgccggcgccccatatacagagccgatgcctcgctgcagcagtcGCGGGCTCGACTCCGGCTCAcgaccatttgctgcatgtcatccccccactctctctcactcccccatttcactctctcctgtcaattaaaggcaaaagcccaaaaaaataatcttaaaacaaaacaaaaaaaaaatgtacgtaatattcattcattgtgcaaaaaaaagaaaaaaaaacactttgatcAATTCCgataattcattttaaagccaatattgttGATAACCGATAATGTGCCGCTATTATCATGCATCTCTAACACGCATCATTTGGATGATCATCTCCGTACATAATTAGGCTACACATTCTCTATATATTATTCCGTAAACTTTTTTCACATTCCTGCAGAAaacttttcaattttttttttaaattttttttcacagtatttgttttcacatttttattgtctttttttttccttttaatttttatttatgcttcttGGCTGTTTGCGGTACTGTCTTATATCTTACATTTTCCCCACTATGTTTACTGTTATGCACCATAAATGAAAAACTACCTGGCAATAAACCTGATCCTGATTTTTCTAAGTAGCCTGCTCGAGGTCCTTCATGCAAATTTTTCCTTGTACTTATTAATTCCACTTTGCATAACAGCTGTTATGAAGCCTTACATAAACATACACTTCAGTGGTAGATTAAATCTATTCAGCCTTGTTTGATAAGAAAAAACAATAGTGTGTTACGTTTATTAAAAATACCGTTCCATCTCTAAATGGTAACAAAAGTTGTCCGACAAAAGCAGTGAAGTTCTCACTTTACATTGACATAAAATACACAACCAAATACATACATAATTTAGGGATCATAATTTTAGGAGACCCCTTAAACATACAACAAGCAGGTGAACTGAGTTTTTACATGTGGCACTTTCAAAATTCCAAACTCACATAGCTTTCTTTCCCCCCCAATTACAGATTGAATTTAATTCAGTGCTAAACAGATGTTAGAGCCATTTCAGACTTTGACATTTCTCTGAACACAGTAACCAATCTGCATTAGCCCACTAAAAGGAGCATGCAGACAAGCAAAGTCACTGCTGTTTGCATCGTGCTGACTGGAGTCAATTGGAATTCTGTTTCATTCCAGTGTGTTCAGTTTCAGCTGTGAATGTCCCACCGTGAAGTTTATGAGGAAGCAGACTGAAGTTGACCCTTGTGCACGTACTCCAGAGCTGTGGCTATGGTCCTCATGTCCATCTCAATACTGCGGGCCCAGTTTTCCACATCCCCAATTTCCTGTTCAACAGACAGTATAGAGACAGAATTAGTGTCACCACCAGCAACAGGCTGTGAGGATGATATAAGTTGGATAATTGCACTTGGAATGGAAACCCATTCAGGAATTGCTTTCACCACCTGTCACATCCACTCAGATCTAGGACCTGTGTCAACCTAATCTGCTTTTAGTAAACCCCATAAAGCAATTGGAAGATATTTTGACCAGTCACTGCGCTCACCATTTgcagcaaaaatgtttttaatggtattatttttatttgaacaaGGTGCACAGTGAGATACGACAGCAGATATTAAATCTGCATTAAACAATACTTGTGATATTACTGAGTCATAGTGCTCGATATAATGTAGTGCTGAACCCACTTTTATTACATTCTGCTTAATTAAATGTGGTACTGATTGCTACTGCATTAGGTACGACATTCAGGACCTCATATCCTGTTACAGACCTTGTCTTTGTgtattacaataaaaaaaataagggcCTTGTTTTTGGATTAATGGCTTGCCAATACAGTATGTCTTACCTTTAGGGCCTGATTGAAACCCTCCACCATACTGATCCACTGAGCAGTCTGCTTGGAGAACTGGCTCGCCTGCACTTGGAGAGTCTTCACCTCGTGATCGAGCTTACGTTGGTTCACATATGCCTGCGCAACTCTAAAGTGAAACAGAACACAATAATGAGAAATGCTACAGTATCACTAATACATGAAAATACAGTATTACGGAGCAATATGTCAATTATGGCATGTAAGAGGCAATTTGTATTTGATAGTCCAAAGTTCAAGCCATTAATTTGTCCATTTACGCTGAAAACACACCATAATATTTAAACTTTACTAAGTCTTACCATGTCAGTAAAGGACTTTGGTCATAATCCTTTACATACAGGAACAGAACAACAATGGTCTTTGCATCTCACTCTTGTTCTTTAAGCTGATTGTCTTGCTTTCATCACAACTTTCACAATGTTAACGGTCTTAATGTACTATTTCTGGTTGTGTCACACATGGGGCCAATTCTGCCCTGCTGAGAATGGGCTGCTGTATTTTGATTAGCTCAGAAAGAGCTGTTGGTGGGTTGGTGGGAATCTGCTAAGGAACCATGGAACCTAGACAGTCTATACAGGCAATGTATGTCAAGCACAACATATACTGCAACGCTAAAATGATTTGTCGATTTCAatttttcaatttaattcaattcagttcaattttatttataaagcccaatatcacaaatcacaatttgcctcaggggGCTTAGCaacatatgacatccctctgtccttggaccctcacagcagataaggaaaaactccccaaaaaaaccctttaacggggaaaaaaacggggAGAGCAattgaggagggatccctcttccaggacagacagacgtgcaatagatgtcgtgtTTACAGAACacatcaacataataaatttacagagagggagagacagggagcAAAAGTGAGACAGAGATAGATACAGGGCAAAAACAACAGTTTGCAATAATATtctagtaataataataataatagtattttGGTAGTATATATGTTATCAGTTAGAGATCAATTGAAAAGTAATTTGCAAATCAATTCACTATTTAAATCACCTTCAAAGCAAAAATGCCATACATTTGCTGTTCCATCTTCTCAAAACTGGGGATTTATTaccatttctgtgtttttttaattttaaattaaacatctgCAGGTTTGGGGCTGTTGCTTGGAGATAGAAAGCcatttgaaaatgtcacaatgggttgtcattttttttttctttcattatttttacttttttctgatATATTTTTGACAAAACTTCAACCTAAAAAGTAATAGATTGATCAgttatgaaaataaacattagTACAGCCCTAATAACATTAGAGCTGTCATGATTAGTAGACTAATTGCTAAATcaagtgacagaaaatgaatggccataataataaattaattggttaagtcatttttcaagcaaatatACCAAACATTCACTTCTTTCAACTTctcaaaatgtgatttttttttcttgttttatattattgtaaacTGATTGTATGTGGGTTTTGGAGTGTTCactggaccaaaaaaaaaaaaagatatataacAGACCTACttgagtgggttttttttttttttttttttaccttttacaGGCCATATGAGTAATCGAGAAAACTACTTGGTGGATTAattaatgatgaaaataatcggGGGTTGCAGCCctaaacaacataaataaagtcACCTAGCTGGTGCAGGTATTTCACAGCTACAGTTCAAGCTAGATAAAGGTGCAGGCTTCTGTAAGGTGTGTTTGAGGGTCAGGTTGCAAAAGTTTCATATACTAATTTCACAGAATTAAATGTAGTGTTTACCTTTTACTGGCAGGTTACTCCCTACTTTGTGAGGGTGTCAAGGTGTCAACACATCCCACGTCCAAATCCTAAAACTACCATCACTATCATTACCAGGCAACTATGAAATGCAACAACAGTGTGTCTGCCACACCtcagcagacaaacaaaaacaacagcagggGGCTAAGAGATGAAATTGTCATACCCAACATTGAGGTGATCTACCAGGGCTTCTGTCAGGCAGGTGGCTGCAGCAATAGCTTCACGCCGCCGTCTCTCTGTGCAAGAAAAACATTAACACAGCAGAGCAAACCATCAGCACTATAATGGACCCACACGGACAGGTAAATCAGCAGTACTACAGTGGACCTACGGGGCCTTTTAACACACTCAATCAGCTTTGTTTTTAGCatctgttagcatgctagctaaccagctaccCATTCACTCACCCTGCTGCTCCTTCCGCTCATTTTGCTTCGCCTGGTGCTCCTTCAGCAGACGAGACAACATCTTCAGGGCTCGTTGAGATTAATTCGCAAATATTTTCGTGTCTTTAAACTAGCTAAATAACATGGCTTTTATAAACAGAGACGGTTGAGGTGCTATCAGCTGACTACTACAACGTTAGCCGCTGTCACGAGACGCGAGAGGACGACAGCAGTGGTGGGCGTGCCCAAAAATGGCGTCTCGCCTGCCGCCACTGATCATtattaatgtaatgttaatatgtttgtgttgttaatTAACACAACACAGAGAGTTGGAATCAGAGCAGACGGTGTAAATGAATGATTATTCACAATTTTGAGGcatataattatttttaattaaattgtgAGAATGTTTAGTGGTGACGTCAACATTATCTTTAACGTCATACTGTTTtaaccttcaaaataaaagtcggACTAATTAGAAATAGTACTATGGCTACCACTACTACTTTTGCTAgttttaatggtgattttttttttaaattataaatcaTTAAGTACttatttttaccttttatatcttttttcctctttactcTTTTCTGTATCcttaattatgttttatattctattgCTTTGCCAAGCATTTTGAATTTCCTTtgtatatgaaatgtgctatacaaataaaagctgccttgccttgcctaactactactactactactactaataataataatgacaacgacagcgacaacaacaacaacaacaacaaaacaataataataataataataataataataataataatgaagtgAAATAAGTGCAACAAGACAAGGATGTTCTGCAAAATAACAAATCACAAACATATCTGATAGGCAAGTGAAAAGACTGAAAGCACCCACAAAAGCTGGGACAAACTTAAAGATTAAGTGTGCTGAACTGCATTATAGAccatataataaaataatgcagccacaaaaCTGCCTTACTCTCTTATAAATCATTActataagaaataaaaaagaaaacacaatccTTAATTTGACAGAACAATCACAACCTGAGGTCCAATAGCCTTTCCAGAGCTTTAACCATATCACAGTTCTAAAAGTGCCACAGATACATAATAATCATGAGACAGTTATTTACACATTATTGTCAAACATCTATTCCAGACCCCAGCAAGCAAGCAGCCACATACAGTGGAGTAACCACAGTTCCTCCTCAGGAGAGGAGCCCTATGCCCCCCAATATGTAAACAGATATGCAAATATTGACAGATATGTAAATAGATGTAGATAGTTCACTGTGAATTAATGCGAAATTGgttgctgtaaatgtgtgtgtataaagaCTTGTATATAGTTTGATGTCTGTTATTTCTTATACAAACTGCTTGTCCACTATAACACTTGTTTTTACTCTTTTTTATGCACAAAGTTACAAAAATGCATATTGATGTGTTCATGCTTCTGTAATTCTGTGTCAGTAATTCTGATAGTGATTCTGTATACCTGAGAGGATATTGTCAGCCCAAAATCATAACTGTACATTGAAGCGTTCAAGAATAGCTGCCTGTTTACCATAGGTATGTCATCACAGTTACCAAGGGTCCTTTGGAGTCTCCAAAATATCCTTTTTGGAAATGCCTAGACACACCCTTAGAAAAacatgtgtaaaaaaaaaaaaagtcattttctgtAGTACTGTTGTGAAATTTGAGCTTGGACTAGATGAGCTATCATACTTTGGTTCCATAGTGTTTACCAGCTAATACCTCCCAGTTAcagtcatctgcagcatctttcttcaagaaaaaaaatctggcgAGTGTGTTGAAACCTGGTTGAAACTTGTATAATTTACTGTTGGGGAAAACTTTAGTGTCACCTTTTAAATGAGACCATGCATGTACAGGTActaaataaagaacaaaaacagTGTTCAATTTGCTTTGGGTAGAGTTAAAGTCAGACTGAGCCATCTCCATACCCACAAAACAAACTCCATCCACTAATAATGAACCTGTGGCGTTGTTTAAAGCTCATGAAAAGCTGGTTAGTGCACTTTAAGTTTGGAGAGTTTTGTCAAACTACTGTTTTCAAGACCAAGAATACTTTCATGGTTAAATATGACAGAGTGTATGACTgtattttgattaatttaatagttacAGAGTAATTTTTCTACAAAAAGAGATTTGTATGCTGTTGAGaagccattttattttgaaaaactcgTTCCGGAAAAGCCGGTCTTGTTCTGGCTAGCGGAACACAGGGCTGTACTGATGGCAGGCAGCTACCTGTCAACAACCTAACCATAGCTGAACCTGAAGTCCGTGTTGCCATTTATCGTCTGCTTCTGTCAGGTAGGGTCATCTAGTCTCTCACCGAGTGAAAGGTGTCAGATTCACTCGAGTGAACGGTCGAGGCTGCTCAAGGAGCCGGGCGGTGTTAGCAatagtaacgttagctaaaacCTCGGTGTTCTGGACGTCGGCGAACAAAGTTGCACCAGGTGGTGGAACTTCTCAACGTCTCTCGGTTCATTCCCCAAAAATATCTACATTATAGACAGTAATACATCTTAACAATGTCACAGTCGAAACAGTTACCCCAGAGACGGCTAGTGTTTGATGTTGTCTTGACAGCAAATCCTGGCTAACCCCCTGCTAACCTGACAGATAAAGCTATTAAGCTACAGTCGTGCTGCATTCACGGTACAGATAGCAGCGAACACGTTCGCCCCGTTGACAACTTTATGTCACTGTTTGATACACTCAACATCTTTTCGTTAAATTACATTAACCTACCCTCTTGTCTAGTGTTTAAATTAACCTTCTTGCCCT
This region of Epinephelus fuscoguttatus linkage group LG1, E.fuscoguttatus.final_Chr_v1 genomic DNA includes:
- the bloc1s1 gene encoding biogenesis of lysosome-related organelles complex 1 subunit 1, whose product is MLSRLLKEHQAKQNERKEQQERRRREAIAAATCLTEALVDHLNVGVAQAYVNQRKLDHEVKTLQVQASQFSKQTAQWISMVEGFNQALKEIGDVENWARSIEMDMRTIATALEYVHKGQLQSASS